A stretch of Miscanthus floridulus cultivar M001 chromosome 13, ASM1932011v1, whole genome shotgun sequence DNA encodes these proteins:
- the LOC136500957 gene encoding inorganic phosphate transporter 1-6-like, whose amino-acid sequence MAAGDLQVLTALDTAKTQWYHFTAIVVAGMGFFTDAYDLFCISLVTKLLGRIYYRVEGSGTPGTLPPHVSATVNGVAFVGTLSGQLFFGWLGDKLGRKKVYGMTLMLMVLCSVASGLSFGHTPASVMATLCFFRFWLGFGIGGDYPLSATIMSEYASKKTRGAFIAAVFAMQGFGIMAGGLVAIVVSAAFMARFPAPAYAVDPAGSTPPQADFVWRIILMLGAMPAALTYYWRTKMPETARYTALVAKNAKQAAADMSKVLQVEIEELAAQDNSNSSRASSAAAAPAASFGLFSGEFLRRHGLHLLGTSATWFLLDIAFYSQNLFQKDIFSAVGWIPKAATMSALEELFRIARAQSLIALCGTVPGYWFTVALIDVVGRFAIQATGFLMMTAFMLGLAVPYHHWTATPGNHIGFVVMYGLTFFFANFGPNATTFIVPAEIFPARLRSTCHGISAASGKLGAIVGSFGFLYLAQSRDPGKTDHGYPAGIGVRNSLFLLAGCNLLGLAFTFLVPESKGKSLEEMSGENDEAAGAAAAAAASYNRTVPV is encoded by the coding sequence ATGGCCGCCGGCGACCTGCAGGTGCTCACCGCGCTCGACACCGCCAAGACGCAATGGTACCACTTCACCGCCATCGTGGTCGCCGGCATGGGCTTCTTCACCGACGCCTACGACCTCTTCTGCATCTCCCTCGTTACCAAGCTCCTCGGCCGCATCTACTACCGCGTGGAGGGCTCCGGGACGCCCGGCACGCTCCCGCCGCACGTGTCCGCGACGGTCAACGGCGTGGCCTTCGTGGGCACGCTCTCagggcagctcttcttcggctgGCTGGGCGACAAGCTCGGCCGTAAGAAGGTCTATGGCATGACGCTCATGCTCATGGTCCTCTGCTCCGTGGCGTCGGGGCTCTCCTTCGGCCACACCCCGGCGTCCGTGATGGCGACGCTGTGCTTCTTCCGCTTCTGGCTCGGGTTCGGCATCGGCGGCGACTACCCGCTGTCGGCCACCATCATGTCCGAGTACGCCAGCAAGAAGACGCGCGGCGCGTTCATCGCCGCGGTGTTCGCGATGCAGGGCTTCGGCATCATGGCCGGCGGCCTCGTGGCCATCGTCGTGTCCGCCGCGTTCATGGCCAGGTTCCCCGCCCCGGCGTACGCCGTCGACCCCGCCGGGTCCACGCCGCCGCAGGCCGACTTCGTGTGGCGGATCATCCTGATGCTGGGCGCCATGCCCGCGGCGCTCACCTACTACTGGCGCACCAAGATGCCCGAGACGGCGCGGTACACGGCGCTGGTGGCCAAGAACGCCAAGCAGGCCGCGGCGGACATGTCCAAGGTGCTGCAGGTGGAGATCGAGGAGCTTGCCGCGCAGGacaacagcaacagcagcagggcCTCTTCGGCTGCGGCTGCGCCGGCGGCGTCCTTCGGGCTGTTCTCCGGGGAGTTCCTCCGGCGGCACGGGCTGCACCTCCTGGGCACGTCGGCGACGTGGTTCCTGCTGGACATCGCCTTCTACTCGCAGAACCTGTTCCAGAAGGACATCTTTAGCGCGGTGGGGTGGATCCCGAAGGCGGCGACGATGAGCGCGCTGGAGGAGCTGTTCCGCATCGCGCGGGCGCAGTCGCTGATCGCGCTGTGCGGCACGGTGCCGGGCTACTGGTTCACGGTGGCGCTGATCGACGTGGTGGGGCGGTTCGCCATCCAGGCGACGGGGTTCCTGATGATGACGGCGTTCATGCTGGGGCTCGCCGTGCCGTACCACCACTGGACCGCCACGCCGGGGAACCACATCGGCTTCGTCGTCATGTACGGCCTCACCTTCTTCTTCGCCAACTTCGGGCCCAACGCCACCACGTTCATCGTGCCCGCCGAGATCTTCCCGGCCAGGCTGCGGTCCACGTGCCACGGCATCTCGGCGGCGTCGGGAAAGCTGGGCGCCATCGTCGGCTCCTTCGGGTTCCTGTACCTGGCGCAGAGCCGGGACCCGGGCAAGACGGACCACGGGTACCCCGCGGGCATCGGCGTGCGCAACTCGCTGTTCCTCCTCGCCGGCTGCAACCTGCTGGGCTTGGCCTTCACGTTCCTGGTGCCAGAGTCCAAGGGCAAGTCCCTGGAGGAGATGTCCGGCGAGAACGACGAGGCcgctggcgccgccgccgccgccgccgcgagctaCAACCGCACGGTGCCCGTGTAG